A region from the Aricia agestis chromosome 12, ilAriAges1.1, whole genome shotgun sequence genome encodes:
- the LOC121732685 gene encoding uncharacterized protein LOC121732685: MRHYYAATTLQTATYGTTTLRTATQLRRYKLLRGHDATNCYVRNHRATNCYAATTLQAATRLRRYELLRGYEATRLRNYDATNCYATTTLQTTTRPRRYKLLRTELRRYELLRDYDATNYYEATTLQTATYGTTTLRTATRLRRYKLLRGHDATNCYVRNYDAKNCYATTTLQATTRPRRYKLLRTEPPHYELLRGYDATSCYAATTLRTATRLRSYEATELRRYELLRDYDATNYYAATTLQTATYGTTTLRTATRLRRYKLLRGHDATNCYVQNYDATNCYATTTLQTTTRPRLYKLLRTELRRYELLRDYDATNYYEATTLQTATYGTTTLRTATRLRRYKLLRGHDATNCYVRNHRATNCYAATTLQAATRLRRYELLRGYEATRLRNYDATNCYATTTLQTTTRPRRYKLLRTELRRYELLRDYDATNYYEATTLQTATYGTTTLRTATRLRRYKLLRGHDATNCYVRNYDAKNCYATTTLQATTRPRRYKLLRTEPPHYELLRGYDATSCYAATTLRTATRLRSYEATELRRYELLRDYDATNYYAATTLQTATYGTTTLRTATRLRRYKLLRGHDATNCYVQNYDATNCYATTTLQTTTRPRLYKLLRTELRRYELLRDYDATNYYEATTLQTATYGTTTLRTATRLRRYKLLRGHDATNCYVRNYDATNCYAATNCYAAM, translated from the coding sequence ATGCGACACTACTACGCGGCCACGACGCTACAAACTGCTACGTACGGAACTACGACGCTACGAACTGCTACGCAACTACGACGCTACAAGCTACTACGCGGCCACGACGCTACAAACTGCTACGTACGGAACCACCGCGCTACGAACTGCTACGCGGCTACGACGCTACAAGCTGCTACGCGGCTACGACGCTACGAACTGCTACGCGGCTACGAAGCTACGAGGCTACGGAACTACGACGCTACGAACTGCTACGCGACTACGACGCTACAAACTACTACGCGGCCACGACGCTACAAACTGCTACGTACGGAACTACGACGCTACGAACTGCTACGCGACTACGACGCTACAAACTACTACGAGGCCACGACGCTACAAACTGCTACGTACGGAACTACGACGCTACGAACTGCTACGCGGCTACGACGCTACAAACTACTACGCGGCCACGACGCTACAAATTGCTACGTACGGAACTACGACGCTAAGAACTGCTACGCAACTACGACGCTACAAGCTACTACGCGGCCACGACGCTACAAACTGCTACGTACGGAACCACCGCACTACGAACTGCTACGCGGCTACGACGCTACAAGCTGCTACGCGGCTACGACGCTACGAACTGCTACGCGGCTACGAAGCTACGAGGCTACGGAACTACGACGCTACGAACTGCTACGCGACTACGACGCTACAAACTACTACGCGGCCACGACGCTACAAACTGCTACGTACGGAACTACGACGCTACGAACTGCTACGCGACTACGACGCTACAAACTACTACGAGGCCACGACGCTACAAACTGCTACGTACAGAACTACGACGCTACGAACTGCTACGCGACTACGACGCTACAAACTACTACGCGGCCACGACTCTACAAACTGCTACGTACGGAACTACGACGCTACGAACTGCTACGCGACTACGACGCTACAAACTACTACGAGGCCACGACGCTACAAACTGCTACGTACGGAACTACGACGCTACGAACTGCTACGCGACTACGACGCTACAAACTACTACGCGGCCACGACGCTACAAACTGCTACGTACGGAACCACCGCGCTACGAACTGCTACGCGGCTACGACGCTACAAGCTGCTACGCGGCTACGACGCTACGAACTGCTACGCGGCTACGAAGCTACGAGGCTACGGAACTACGACGCTACGAACTGCTACGCGACTACGACGCTACAAACTACTACGCGGCCACGACGCTACAAACTGCTACGTACGGAACTACGACGCTACGAACTGCTACGCGACTACGACGCTACAAACTACTACGAGGCCACGACGCTACAAACTGCTACGTACGGAACTACGACGCTACGAACTGCTACGCGGCTACGACGCTACAAACTACTACGCGGCCACGACGCTACAAACTGCTACGTACGGAACTACGACGCTAAGAACTGCTACGCAACTACGACGCTACAAGCTACTACGCGGCCACGACGCTACAAACTGCTACGTACGGAACCACCGCACTACGAACTGCTACGCGGCTACGACGCTACAAGCTGCTACGCGGCTACGACGCTACGAACTGCTACGCGGCTACGAAGCTACGAGGCTACGGAACTACGACGCTACGAACTGCTACGCGACTACGACGCTACAAACTACTACGCGGCCACGACGCTACAAACTGCTACGTACGGAACTACGACGCTACGAACTGCTACGCGACTACGACGCTACAAACTACTACGAGGCCACGACGCTACAAACTGCTACGTACAGAACTACGACGCTACGAACTGCTACGCGACTACGACGCTACAAACTACTACGCGGCCACGACTCTACAAACTGCTACGTACGGAACTACGACGCTACGAACTGCTACGCGACTACGACGCTACAAACTACTACGAGGCCACGACGCTACAAACTGCTACGTACGGAACTACGACGCTACGAACTGCTACGCGACTACGACGCTACAAACTACTACGCGGCCACGACGCTACAAACTGCTACGTACGTAACTACGACGCTACGAACTGCTACGCGGCTACTAACTGCTACGCGGCTATGTAA